CGGCGGCTTCGGTGACCAGGCCGTCGAAGACGAAGGGCACGAAGCCCAGCAGCAGGCCGGCGACGGCGGGGATCAGCGCGGGGAGGTAGAAGGAGGCGGGGGCCTCATTGGATTCGGAGGGGTCGATCAGCTCGTGCGCCTCGTCCTTGGCGCCCGCGCCGGTGTAGCCGGTGAAGGCACCGAGCACGATGCGACCGCAGTAGGCGAAGGTGCCGATCGCAGCCAGCACCGCGAGGAGCGTCAGCGTCCAGGTCAGCGGGGCCGGCATGTCTGCGGAGAGGAAGCCGGTCAGCAGGTGTTCCTTGGAGACGAAGCCCAGCAGCGGCGGGACCCCTGCCATGGAGAGCGAGGAGATCAGCGTGATGATCAGCGAGACGCGCATGGTCCGGCTCAACCCGTGCAGCCGGCGGATGTCGCGCGAATGCGCCTCATGTTCGATGATGCCCACCATCATGAACAGCGCGGACTTGAACAGGGCGTGCGCGATCACGTGGATGGTCGCTGCGACCAGGGCCGTGGGCGTGCCGATGCCGATGACGGCGACCAGGAAGCCCAGCTGCGAGACGGTGGAGTACGCCATGATCTCTTTGATGTCATGGCGCTGGAGCGCGAAGAGCGCACCCATCAGCGCGGTGGTCAGTCCGGCGCTGATCAGCAGCACCTGCCACAGCGTGGAGTCCTCGAACACCGGGGAGAAGCGCAGGAGCAGATAGATGCCCGCCTTGACCATGGCCGCGGCATGCAGATACGCCGAGACCGGTGCTGGGGCGACCATGGCGTCGGGCAGCCAGAGGTGGAAGGGGAACTGCGCGGACTTGGTGAACGCGGCGAAGGCGATGAGCACGGCCACCACGGAGGTGAAGGTGGTGTTGTCCTGCCAGGCGCTGTGCGTCAGCGCCTCGGAGATCTGGGTGGTGCCGGTCTCCACGATGATCAGCAGCACCGCGCTGAGCAGTCCGAGGCCGCCGGCGGCTGTGATCAGCAGCGTGCGCTGCGCGGGGGCGGGCGCCTTCTCCCCGGAACGGTTGATCAGGAAGAAGGAGCACAGCGTGGTGAACTCCCAGAAGACGAAGAGCAGGATCAGATCGTCTGCCAGCACCATCCCGCTCATCGCGAAGACGAAGAGCAGCATCCACAGGTAGTAGTCCGAGGTCTTCTTCTGCACGGAGAAGTAGCGCGCCGAATACGCCATCACCAGCGCGCCGATGAAGATCACCAGCAGCAGGAAGACCATCGCGAGCCCGTCCAGGCGGAAGCTCAGGCCGACGTCGATGGTGGGAATCCACGGGAGGTGCTCCTGGATGACACCGCCGTCGAGCAGCGTGGGCAGCCACGGCAGTGCCGAGACTCCGATACCGGTCAGCGCGACTGCGGCGAAGAAGCCGGTGTCTCGGCCCAGCGCGCGGTGCACCAGCACGGCGATGGGCACCAGGGCCAGAGTCAGCAGGAGCAGCACCGTGAGCGTCATCGGCGGGCCACCGCCAGCGCACCTAAGCGCATGAAAGGCCTTCGCGAATGCATGGTGCCTCCAGTCGGTGCGGATATGACGGCGCGGTGAAGCTCATCGCCGACCAGACTTCCCGGCACACCAGTGATCGACTATATCCATCGAGTCGATCTCCCAGCAATCGAGTCTGCATCGTGGACGGCTGTCCGCGCGCCGGAACGTTTCGTGCTACCACCTGATTCCTACTGCTCCTCCACGACCCCACAGGCCACTCGCGCGCCAGCATCGCCGCTGGTCAGCGATTCCTGATCCGGGCCGTACCCGTTGTACCGGTCCGGCACATTGGCGTGGTTGTCTGCCGCCGCGTGGACGATCACGGAGGCGCCCTCGGCGGCGAGCAGATCCTCGGCGACCAGTCGATCCGTCACCACGCTCAGCCACCCGGTGCCGTCTTCGTTGACCAGGAGACTGGGCAGGTCACCGGCATGGTCGGGGTGATCGACAGGTGCCGGCTCCTGGAGCGGGTCATCCTCGGAGAGGTCATCGAGGTCGGGTTCGGTGGACTCCTCGGGGGCTTCCTCGCCCTCGACCACACCGGCATCGCCCTCCGCGTTCCCGACCAGATGTCCGCCAGAGGACTCGAAGTCTCCCACCACGCCGGCCTCGGAAGTGGACTGCGGCTCACAGACGCCGTTCTCGTGCAGCGCGATGCCACGGAATCCGGACTGGAGGTCATGGACCTCCGCCTCGATCAGCACTCCGTTCTCCACTTCGGTGAAGCTCACGGTGCCGATGCCATTCTGGGCCATATCGGTCATCTCGGCGGTGGCGAAGGACTCCTCGGCGTCACCCGATTCACCCTCGTCCTCTTCGGCTCCATCGCCCGCCTGATCTGCGTCCTCTTCCACCGCAGCGGAGTCGTCCTCGTTCTGTGCGGCGGGCTCAGACTCGGCGGAGTCTCCGCAACCGCTCAGCGCGAGAGCCGCGACCAGGGCGATCCCGGTCCAGGGCAGCGCGGCCCGTCGCGAGGAGGAACTGACACGTGGAATGCTCATGACCGCACAGCTTACCGGGACCACCCCTCCCCCACGAGTCGGTGACCAGCGGATCCCCATCGGTTCTGCCCTAAAGCTCGCGCACCGCCTGTTCAGGCGTGGGTGTGGGTCTCGCTGGCGGCGATGCCGCGGGTCTCCAGCTGGAACGTCGAATGCTCCACGGACAGATCGAAATGCTCCGCCACGCAGGACTTGAGCCGGCTGAGCGTCTCGGGCGCACAGCCCTCCTGGAAGCATTCGTCATCGACCACCACATGGGCGGAGATCACCGGCAGACCGGTGGCCACCATCGAGGCATGCAGGTCGTGGACCTCGTGGACGTGCTCCTGGGCTAGCATGTGCGCCCGCACCTTCTCCAGGTCGAGTCCGCGCGGGGTGAATTCCAGGAGCACGCGGGCGCTCTCGCGCAGCAGCAGCGCCGCCCGCGGCACTATGAGCGCGGCGATGGCGAGGGCTGCGACAGCGTCGGCCTGCTGCCACCCAGTGGTCCAGACGACGACGGCGGCGACCATGACTCCCAGCGACCCGAGCGCGTCGGCGGCGACCTCCAGGAACGCCGCGCGCATGTTCAGGTTCGCGCTCCGCCCGCCGGAGAGCACGAGCAGCGACACGATGTTGCCCAGCAGTCCCACCGCGCCGAAGAGCAGCAGCTCCTGGTGCATGACGGTGGGCGGGGAGCTGAGCCGAGCGATGCCTTCCACCGCCGCGTAGATCCCGATGCTCAGCAGCAGAGCTGCCTGGATGAGACCGGCGAGGATCTCCATGCGACGGAAGCCCCAGGTGCGCTGTGCGGTGGCGGCCCGGAACATCAGTGACGCCGCGATGAGCGCGACGACCAGCCCGATGCTGTCAGTGAGCGAATGCACGGCGTCGGTGAGCAGGGCGAGGGATCCGGTCAGCCAGGCGCCGGTGGCCTGCGCCAGCACGATGCCTACGGTGATCGCGCAGGCGATGGCCAGCCGGCGTCGGTGGGAGCCTCCGCCGTCTGCGCGCGCGGCGGATGAGCCGCCATGGTCATGAGAATGCATCGTGGCTCCATTCTCCTGCGCCGGGCGCCGATCTCCTAAGCTGCGAGTCGAAATGAGTTGCGTTCTCATCAGCTTGCCTGCGCTGGCCTCTTGCTACAGTTCACATATGGTTGCTCAAAGAAACTATGTAATCGTCAACGCGCAGATCGTACCCATCAGCGCAGCACCCTTCACCGGCTCCCTGGTGATCACCGAGGGGCGCATCGCAGAGCTCGGAGCCTCCGTGGAACAGCCTTCCGGCCACGAGGTCATCGATGCAGGCGGCGGGTGGGTTCTGCCCGGCCTCGTGGACGCTCATGTGCATCTGGGCGTTCATGAGGAGGGTGAAGGCTGGGCCGGGGCCGACGTCAATGAGACCACCGATCCGGTGACGGCCGCCGCCCGCGCCCTTGATGCGATCAACCCGGCTGACATCGGTTTCGCCGACGCCCGCGCAGCAGGCATCACCGCGGTCAACGTCAATCCGGGGTCGGCCAACCCCATCGGGGGTCTGGCCGTGGCAATCAAGACACAGGGCCGAATCGTGGACGAGATGATCCTGCGCTCGCCCTCCGGCCTCAAGGCGGCCCTGGGAGAGAACCCCAAGCGGATCTACGGCGAGCGCAAACAGACGCCGAACACGCGCCTGGGCGTCGCGATGACCATTCGGAAGGCCTTCACCGAGGCTTGGAGATGGCAGACGAAGGATCCCGCCGAGAGGCCGGCCGATCTCGTCTCCGAGGCCCTCGCCATGGTGCTGGAGCGCAAGATCCCCTGGCGCCAGCACTGCCACCGCGCCGACGACATCGCCACCGCTCTGCGCATCGCCGACGAATTCGGCTACGACCTGGTCCTGGACCATGGGACGGAGGCATATAAGATCGCCGATCTGATCGCCGAGCGGGACATCCCGGTGCTCTACGGGCCCATGATCGTCTCGCGGTCCAAGGTCGAGGTGCGGGAGCGCAGCCCCAAGGCTCCAGGAATCCTCAGCCGCGCCGGTGTGCGCGTCTCGATCATCACCGATCACCCGGTGGTGCCCATCGAGTTCCTGATCCACCAGGCGGCGCTGGCCGTCCGGGAGGGCATGGACCCGACTGAGGCACTGAAGGCGGTGACCCTGAACCCGGCGGAGGTCCTCGGCGTCTCGGACCGCATCGGCTCGCTGGAACCGGGGAAGGATGCAGACCTCGCGCTCTGGTCCGGGGACCCGCTGGACACTCGCAACCGAGTGCTGCGCACCTGGATCGACGGGGAACAGGTCTACGCCCACGCGGAGGACTAGACCGAAGCCTGCGTGGCGGACGCGGCCTGCACTCGGGGGCCCGGCTCTGGTGGGGGTGCGCCTCCTAGTGTTTGACTGGGCGCATGACCGAACCTCTTTCTGCACCCGAGTCCGAACAGCCCCTCTCCCCTTCAGGCTGCACCGTCGGAACCCATGCGAGCATCGCCGGACAGGTCCAGGGGGTGTCCTTCCGCGCGGCGGCGAAGACCGAGGCGGATGACCTGGGCCTGGTCGGCTGGGTCCGCAACACTGAGTCCGGAAACGTCGAGCTCCTCGTCGGAGGCGCGGGTCCCGCGGTGGACTCGCTGCTGCGCTGGGCCGAGGATGGCCCCGAGTCCGCCCAGGTCAGCGAGGTGACTCAGCGCGAGGCCAGCTCAGAGGAGCTTGCCTCAC
The nucleotide sequence above comes from Nesterenkonia halotolerans. Encoded proteins:
- a CDS encoding superoxide dismutase family protein, with amino-acid sequence MSIPRVSSSSRRAALPWTGIALVAALALSGCGDSAESEPAAQNEDDSAAVEEDADQAGDGAEEDEGESGDAEESFATAEMTDMAQNGIGTVSFTEVENGVLIEAEVHDLQSGFRGIALHENGVCEPQSTSEAGVVGDFESSGGHLVGNAEGDAGVVEGEEAPEESTEPDLDDLSEDDPLQEPAPVDHPDHAGDLPSLLVNEDGTGWLSVVTDRLVAEDLLAAEGASVIVHAAADNHANVPDRYNGYGPDQESLTSGDAGARVACGVVEEQ
- a CDS encoding cation diffusion facilitator family transporter yields the protein MHSHDHGGSSAARADGGGSHRRRLAIACAITVGIVLAQATGAWLTGSLALLTDAVHSLTDSIGLVVALIAASLMFRAATAQRTWGFRRMEILAGLIQAALLLSIGIYAAVEGIARLSSPPTVMHQELLLFGAVGLLGNIVSLLVLSGGRSANLNMRAAFLEVAADALGSLGVMVAAVVVWTTGWQQADAVAALAIAALIVPRAALLLRESARVLLEFTPRGLDLEKVRAHMLAQEHVHEVHDLHASMVATGLPVISAHVVVDDECFQEGCAPETLSRLKSCVAEHFDLSVEHSTFQLETRGIAASETHTHA
- a CDS encoding amidohydrolase, whose translation is MVAQRNYVIVNAQIVPISAAPFTGSLVITEGRIAELGASVEQPSGHEVIDAGGGWVLPGLVDAHVHLGVHEEGEGWAGADVNETTDPVTAAARALDAINPADIGFADARAAGITAVNVNPGSANPIGGLAVAIKTQGRIVDEMILRSPSGLKAALGENPKRIYGERKQTPNTRLGVAMTIRKAFTEAWRWQTKDPAERPADLVSEALAMVLERKIPWRQHCHRADDIATALRIADEFGYDLVLDHGTEAYKIADLIAERDIPVLYGPMIVSRSKVEVRERSPKAPGILSRAGVRVSIITDHPVVPIEFLIHQAALAVREGMDPTEALKAVTLNPAEVLGVSDRIGSLEPGKDADLALWSGDPLDTRNRVLRTWIDGEQVYAHAED
- a CDS encoding acylphosphatase, producing the protein MTEPLSAPESEQPLSPSGCTVGTHASIAGQVQGVSFRAAAKTEADDLGLVGWVRNTESGNVELLVGGAGPAVDSLLRWAEDGPESAQVSEVTQREASSEELASLPRSGFEIRR